In Streptomyces alboniger, the following are encoded in one genomic region:
- a CDS encoding helix-turn-helix transcriptional regulator: MLAAIGLDETHESAYRALVSVGAADVPDLARRLGLGEPETERALRRLERHGLAAQASGRAGRWVAAPPGVALGALLTQRWHELEKAELAASLLAGEYRAQAAEPTVHDLVEVVTGAGAVSQRFLQLQLGASEEVCALVTGGPLAVTGMEHSAGKRAAGRGVGYRVVVERAVLDLPTGLVELSTAIGRDERVRVVDRVPTKLVIADGSLAMVPLTSRTAEPGALVVHASGLLASLTGLFEAVWREALPLRLGEGDGTAREEAPEGPDGTDLEILSLLLAGLTDASVAKQLDLGLRTVQRRVKRLMELTGVTTRLQLGWHAYERDWVARRTRAPRV; encoded by the coding sequence ATGCTGGCAGCGATAGGTCTGGACGAGACGCACGAGTCGGCGTACCGGGCACTGGTGTCGGTGGGCGCCGCCGACGTGCCCGACCTCGCCCGCAGACTCGGCCTCGGCGAGCCGGAGACCGAGCGGGCGCTGCGCCGCCTGGAGCGGCACGGCCTGGCCGCGCAGGCCTCCGGCAGGGCGGGCCGCTGGGTGGCCGCGCCGCCAGGCGTCGCGCTCGGCGCCCTCCTCACCCAGCGGTGGCACGAGTTGGAGAAGGCGGAGCTGGCGGCGAGCCTGCTCGCCGGGGAGTACCGCGCGCAGGCCGCCGAGCCCACCGTCCATGACCTCGTCGAGGTGGTCACCGGCGCCGGCGCCGTCTCGCAGCGGTTCCTCCAGTTGCAGCTGGGGGCGAGCGAGGAGGTGTGCGCACTGGTCACCGGCGGCCCCCTCGCCGTCACCGGCATGGAGCACAGCGCCGGGAAGCGGGCCGCGGGCCGGGGCGTCGGCTACCGCGTCGTGGTCGAGCGAGCGGTCCTCGACCTGCCCACGGGGCTCGTCGAACTGTCGACGGCGATCGGCCGCGACGAGCGGGTGCGGGTCGTGGACCGCGTCCCGACGAAGCTGGTGATCGCCGACGGCTCGCTCGCGATGGTGCCGCTCACCTCGCGGACCGCGGAGCCCGGGGCGCTCGTCGTGCACGCCAGCGGGCTGCTCGCATCGCTGACGGGCCTCTTCGAGGCGGTCTGGCGGGAGGCGCTGCCGCTGCGCCTCGGCGAGGGCGATGGCACGGCCCGTGAAGAGGCCCCCGAGGGCCCGGACGGTACGGACCTGGAGATCCTTTCGCTGCTCCTCGCGGGCCTGACCGACGCGAGCGTCGCCAAACAGCTCGACCTGGGGCTGCGGACGGTGCAGCGCCGGGTGAAGCGGCTGATGGAGCTGACGGGCGTGACGACACGGCTCCAGCTGGGCTGGCACGCGTACGAACGCGACTGGGTGGCACGCCGTACCCGCGCGCCGCGGGTCTAA